The proteins below come from a single Chitinophaga pinensis DSM 2588 genomic window:
- the mqnE gene encoding aminofutalosine synthase MqnE has product MTTRNDHPAVELLLQDTRLDKGLKTIVEKVMSAERLTTEDGLLLFEKGELGFLGALANAVRVRLHGDKTYFNRNFHIEPTNVCIFTCRFCSYSKLYKNREEGWELSIDQMLDIVKKYDGQPVTEVHIVGGVHPKMNLDFFVELLQKIRAHRPDLHLKGFTAVELDYMFRKAKVSVEEGMRILHDAGLQSMPGGGAEIFHSDIRAQICHDKVDAEGWLHIHKTAHLLGMHTNATMLYGHVEQFWHRVDHMEQLRKLQDQTRGFNTFIPLKFRNKDNEMAHVAETSVVEDLRLYAIARLYMDNFPHLKAYWPMLGRNTAQLTLSFGVNDLDGTIDDTTKIYSMAGAEEQNPSMNTAQLAMLIKQAGRRPVERDTVYNEIKDYTDVVFSEEELMAR; this is encoded by the coding sequence ATGACGACCAGAAATGACCATCCGGCAGTAGAATTGTTACTGCAGGATACAAGATTGGACAAAGGGTTGAAAACCATCGTAGAAAAGGTAATGTCAGCAGAAAGGCTGACGACGGAAGACGGTCTTCTTTTATTTGAAAAAGGAGAACTTGGTTTCCTGGGCGCCCTTGCCAATGCTGTCAGAGTGCGTCTGCACGGTGACAAAACCTATTTCAATCGTAACTTTCACATTGAACCAACCAACGTCTGCATCTTTACCTGCAGATTCTGTTCCTACTCCAAGCTGTATAAAAACCGTGAGGAAGGTTGGGAACTGAGCATCGATCAGATGCTGGATATTGTGAAAAAATATGACGGTCAACCTGTTACAGAAGTACACATCGTGGGTGGCGTACATCCAAAGATGAACCTCGACTTCTTCGTTGAGCTGCTGCAGAAAATAAGGGCACACCGTCCTGACCTGCACCTTAAAGGCTTTACTGCCGTGGAACTGGATTACATGTTCCGCAAGGCGAAAGTAAGTGTAGAGGAAGGTATGCGCATCCTGCATGATGCTGGTCTCCAGTCCATGCCGGGCGGCGGAGCTGAAATATTCCATTCGGATATCCGTGCACAGATCTGCCATGATAAAGTAGACGCTGAAGGTTGGTTACACATCCATAAAACGGCGCACCTGCTGGGTATGCATACCAATGCCACCATGCTGTACGGTCACGTAGAGCAGTTCTGGCACCGTGTAGACCACATGGAACAGCTCCGTAAGCTCCAGGATCAGACCAGAGGTTTCAATACCTTTATTCCGCTGAAATTCCGCAATAAGGACAATGAAATGGCCCATGTTGCAGAAACATCTGTAGTGGAAGATCTGAGACTGTATGCGATCGCCCGTTTGTATATGGACAACTTCCCCCACCTGAAAGCCTACTGGCCGATGCTGGGTAGAAATACCGCTCAATTGACCCTGTCCTTTGGTGTAAATGACCTGGATGGTACCATCGATGATACCACCAAAATCTACTCTATGGCAGGTGCAGAAGAACAGAATCCATCTATGAATACCGCTCAACTGGCCATGCTGATCAAACAGGCAGGCAGAAGACCGGTAGAAAGAGATACCGTTTATAACGAGATCAAGGACTACACCGATGTGGTGTTCTCAGAAGAGGAATTGATGGCACGTTAA
- a CDS encoding DUF192 domain-containing protein encodes MSASRWLLFNAGLLIYIASCQNRNGNQAFNSNVSSADATISTRTDSGPPFRKEGVLYFLSKVNNDTLRQIDIELATDDQERAQGLMYRKSMLDTQGMLFIFPHAEEQSFWMKDTYISLDIVYLNEKKEIVSVQKYTTPLSEESLPSFKKAQYVLEVNAGFCDKYHIAYGDKIAYKEIK; translated from the coding sequence ATGTCAGCTTCCCGATGGCTGCTATTCAATGCAGGACTTCTTATTTATATAGCCTCCTGTCAGAACAGAAATGGCAATCAGGCTTTTAACAGTAATGTATCGTCTGCGGATGCGACCATCAGCACAAGGACAGACAGCGGACCGCCATTCAGGAAAGAAGGTGTTCTTTATTTTCTCAGTAAGGTCAATAACGATACGCTCCGGCAGATCGATATCGAACTGGCGACTGATGATCAGGAAAGAGCGCAGGGATTAATGTACCGTAAGTCGATGCTGGACACCCAGGGTATGCTGTTCATTTTCCCTCATGCGGAAGAACAGTCCTTCTGGATGAAAGACACTTATATCTCTCTTGACATCGTCTATCTGAATGAGAAAAAAGAGATCGTGTCCGTACAAAAGTATACGACACCACTTTCAGAAGAGAGTCTTCCGTCCTTCAAAAAAGCACAGTATGTGCTTGAAGTGAATGCCGGATTTTGCGATAAATACCACATCGCGTATGGCGATAAAATCGCCTATAAAGAGATCAAATAA
- a CDS encoding sigma-54-dependent transcriptional regulator: MKTILIVDDEIQICTLLTKILTKEGYDVSHSVSGSSALKMVKEKHYDVIFCDYRLKDKEIDGSVLSLKIREISPATGIIVMTGYPDVRVAIQLIKGGIYDYVVKPLNAEQAILLVQKVLLHQSLHSKEQLPAATIASETPVSTLVSPKGRLSQFVYGNGNSSKELHVQIKLIAPTNYSVVILGETGTGKESVAHLIHSQSKRKDQPFVAIDCGSLSPELACSELFGHEKGAFTGAIQAKTGAFHEAHGGTLFLDEIGNLSYEVQTALLRVIQERVVRPVGSTKETKVDIRLIVASNEDLQHAVLNGRFRDDLYYRLNEFTVNVPPLRARKDDLPLFIATFKQTIEAELGRECGEITEEVYHAFYNYCWPGNIRELKNVMRRICLLATDNSLITSANLPEELLPQDVEPGLPPGSDENLKNVSRQAEYKKILDVLQQVRFNKSEAARLMNIDRKTLYNKLHTLNIVL, translated from the coding sequence GTGAAAACTATCCTGATCGTTGATGATGAGATCCAGATCTGCACCTTGCTGACTAAGATCCTGACTAAAGAAGGATATGACGTTTCCCACAGCGTATCCGGTTCCTCCGCATTGAAAATGGTAAAAGAGAAACACTACGATGTGATCTTCTGCGACTACCGTTTAAAAGATAAAGAAATCGACGGCAGCGTACTTTCTCTTAAAATCAGGGAAATCAGTCCTGCTACCGGCATTATTGTGATGACAGGTTACCCCGATGTGCGGGTTGCTATTCAACTGATCAAAGGCGGTATCTATGATTATGTGGTCAAACCGCTGAATGCCGAACAGGCGATCCTGCTCGTACAGAAAGTACTGCTCCATCAGTCACTACATTCTAAAGAACAGTTGCCGGCGGCAACGATTGCTTCCGAAACACCTGTCTCTACCCTGGTCTCTCCCAAAGGAAGGCTTAGTCAGTTTGTATACGGTAATGGGAATTCTTCCAAGGAACTCCATGTACAGATCAAACTGATTGCACCCACCAACTATAGTGTGGTCATCCTGGGAGAAACCGGTACCGGAAAAGAATCCGTTGCCCACCTGATCCATAGTCAGAGTAAGCGGAAGGATCAACCGTTTGTCGCGATAGATTGTGGCAGCCTGTCACCCGAACTGGCCTGCAGCGAATTATTCGGACATGAAAAGGGCGCCTTTACCGGGGCGATACAGGCCAAAACAGGCGCATTCCATGAAGCACATGGCGGTACCCTGTTCCTTGATGAAATCGGGAATCTCTCTTATGAAGTGCAGACCGCCCTGCTGCGGGTCATACAGGAAAGGGTGGTCAGACCCGTAGGCAGCACCAAGGAAACAAAGGTGGATATCCGGCTGATTGTGGCCTCTAATGAAGACCTCCAACACGCTGTTTTGAATGGGCGTTTCCGGGATGACCTCTATTACCGCCTGAATGAATTTACGGTAAATGTGCCGCCCCTGAGGGCCCGTAAAGACGATTTACCACTGTTTATCGCCACATTCAAACAAACCATCGAAGCAGAACTCGGCAGGGAATGCGGAGAGATCACGGAGGAGGTTTACCATGCTTTTTATAATTACTGCTGGCCGGGGAATATCCGGGAACTCAAGAATGTCATGCGGAGGATCTGTCTTCTGGCAACGGACAATTCTCTGATCACCAGCGCCAATCTGCCGGAAGAATTATTACCCCAGGATGTAGAGCCGGGTCTCCCCCCGGGTAGCGACGAGAATCTGAAAAATGTGTCCCGGCAGGCCGAATACAAAAAGATATTAGACGTCCTTCAGCAGGTTCGCTTTAATAAATCGGAAGCTGCCCGCCTGATGAACATTGACCGGAAAACACTTTACAATAAATTACATACACTGAATATTGTCCTGTGA
- a CDS encoding c-type cytochrome has product MRYRFYLIGLSLWLAACNSGGDKKTGSSSDSLTIREKYATSPVSDAKTAISQMAVEKGLEVQLVAAEPLVTVPVAMTFDEKGRMWVVEMTGYMPDTVGTGEDIPNGKIVILEDTNQDGVADKRTVFIDSLVLPRAICLVENGILIAEPPKLSFIEINNDKPGKRTLVDDKYTEGGNVEHQPNGLLRAMDNWIYNAKSDKRYRKVGNKWVKELTHFRGQWGISQDNYGRLFYNNNSENVLGDYFPAGLGAHNPQQKNVSGYDEKIVADNRVYPARATTGVNRGYMKGTLNDSLRLVNMTAACSPLVYRGALLGKAYDNNIFVAEPSGNLIKRNIIKDSGYIVKGQQAYAHQEFLTSTDERFRPVSLYDGPDGSLYVLDMYRGIIQHKTYLTPYLKNEIKSRNLTNPLNCGRIYRIVPAGTHPRATIIENDPAHLLALLSNPNGWLRDKAQQMIIDHHYTTLVPALRALLQQKDSLYTQAHALWTLEGLGALQITDVMVLLHQANPYAQVQGLAALPAVINAANGKAVLSELALMQKNVFLAPYVALLLPALPTQLHTEVEQLKMQLVEAYANDPYVADAVINSMAGKEIELQQRLKNWNPDTTLVLAKRLKRVIKDIENHRKASMDESLQKTYPRGAVLFKTVCQTCHGADGDGIQSLAPPLNQSEIVTGDKHKLAAIVLFGLTGPVTVAGKQYKAPEISGDMPGIGSNDEFSDKDIAEVLSYIRGAWSNRAAKVVEKDIQEVRKQYKGRQKSFTIGELK; this is encoded by the coding sequence ATGCGTTACAGGTTTTATCTTATTGGACTAAGTCTATGGTTAGCAGCGTGTAATAGTGGCGGCGACAAAAAGACTGGCTCTTCCTCCGACTCACTGACTATCAGGGAAAAATACGCAACATCTCCCGTATCAGATGCAAAAACAGCAATCTCGCAAATGGCCGTCGAAAAAGGGCTGGAGGTGCAGCTGGTAGCTGCAGAGCCGCTGGTAACCGTACCTGTTGCCATGACCTTCGACGAAAAAGGACGTATGTGGGTAGTAGAAATGACCGGTTATATGCCTGACACAGTGGGTACCGGTGAAGATATTCCTAACGGTAAAATAGTGATACTGGAAGATACCAACCAGGATGGGGTGGCTGATAAACGCACGGTATTTATAGATTCTCTTGTGTTGCCAAGAGCCATCTGCCTGGTGGAGAACGGGATACTGATCGCTGAACCGCCTAAATTGTCCTTTATCGAAATTAACAATGACAAACCTGGCAAACGAACCCTGGTAGATGATAAATATACAGAAGGGGGAAATGTGGAGCATCAGCCCAACGGACTGTTGCGTGCTATGGACAACTGGATCTACAACGCGAAATCAGATAAGCGCTACCGTAAGGTGGGGAATAAATGGGTAAAGGAGCTGACGCATTTCCGTGGACAGTGGGGTATTTCTCAGGATAATTACGGCCGCCTGTTCTATAATAATAACTCGGAGAACGTACTGGGAGATTATTTCCCTGCGGGTCTGGGGGCACATAACCCGCAACAGAAAAATGTATCCGGTTATGACGAGAAGATCGTGGCGGACAACCGTGTATACCCGGCAAGGGCTACTACAGGGGTAAACCGTGGTTATATGAAAGGTACCCTGAATGATAGTCTGCGCCTGGTAAATATGACAGCGGCTTGTAGTCCGCTGGTATACAGAGGCGCTTTACTCGGCAAAGCATACGATAATAATATATTCGTGGCCGAACCTTCCGGTAACCTGATCAAGCGCAACATCATCAAAGACAGCGGTTACATCGTAAAAGGACAACAGGCCTATGCACACCAGGAATTCCTGACCAGTACCGACGAACGTTTCAGACCGGTAAGCCTGTATGATGGTCCGGACGGCTCATTGTATGTACTCGATATGTACAGGGGGATCATCCAGCATAAGACTTACCTCACGCCTTACTTAAAGAACGAGATTAAAAGCCGTAACCTGACAAATCCCTTGAACTGCGGACGTATCTACCGGATCGTTCCGGCAGGCACACATCCCAGGGCCACGATTATTGAAAATGATCCAGCCCATCTGCTGGCTTTATTAAGTAACCCTAATGGCTGGTTAAGAGATAAGGCGCAACAGATGATCATCGACCATCATTATACCACACTGGTCCCTGCTTTAAGAGCATTGTTACAGCAGAAAGACAGTCTGTATACACAGGCACATGCCCTTTGGACACTGGAAGGTCTGGGCGCTTTGCAAATCACAGATGTGATGGTTTTACTGCACCAGGCCAACCCATATGCGCAGGTACAGGGACTGGCGGCTTTGCCCGCTGTGATCAATGCGGCTAATGGTAAAGCAGTGTTAAGTGAACTGGCGCTTATGCAGAAGAATGTGTTCCTGGCGCCTTACGTGGCATTATTACTGCCGGCACTGCCTACCCAGTTACATACGGAAGTGGAGCAACTGAAAATGCAGCTCGTGGAAGCGTATGCCAACGATCCCTATGTGGCGGATGCGGTGATCAATAGTATGGCCGGAAAAGAGATTGAGTTACAGCAACGGCTGAAGAACTGGAACCCCGACACAACACTGGTGCTGGCTAAACGCCTGAAAAGGGTGATAAAGGATATCGAAAACCACCGGAAGGCCAGTATGGATGAAAGTTTACAAAAGACTTACCCAAGAGGCGCTGTTCTGTTCAAAACAGTTTGTCAGACCTGCCATGGTGCAGATGGTGATGGTATTCAATCTCTTGCGCCGCCATTGAACCAGTCGGAGATTGTAACCGGCGATAAACATAAACTGGCAGCGATTGTGTTGTTCGGACTGACCGGACCTGTAACGGTAGCGGGTAAACAATATAAAGCGCCTGAGATCAGTGGTGATATGCCGGGTATTGGCAGCAATGACGAGTTTTCGGATAAAGACATTGCGGAAGTACTGAGTTATATCCGTGGCGCCTGGAGCAACCGGGCGGCTAAAGTGGTAGAGAAAGATATCCAGGAGGTAAGGAAACAATACAAGGGCAGACAGAAGTCATTTACCATCGGTGAACTGAAATAA
- a CDS encoding NupC/NupG family nucleoside CNT transporter, whose translation MGRFQGLIGIILILGLAYLVSNNKKKINFRLVFSGIGLQVLIALLIFKVGFVFRFFQGVGKAMGKLEDFARQGAAFVYGGIAVESKPGTIVNYLNGGFVFAFNITAAIILVCCLVAILYHFGIMQRIVAVIARAMNVIMRVSGAEALSNVASAFVGQIEAQVMIRPYLPYMTRSELLASMSGSLACIAGGILVVYSNMGAAAGLDLAPMLITASLMAAPGALVISKIVFPETEESQTMGKVKLEVKSQYVNVIDAITHGAGDGFKIAMNVIAMIIGFIALIAFLDWGLLKVGQLCHLPFDLSLNWIFGKIFYPVAWAMGVPNQDVNSVATLLGQKLTINEFIAFKNLTDKTIPVVSERGLLIVSIAVCGFANFSSVGMQIGGIGVLAPERRADLASLGLKALFCGTLASYLSATIAGILI comes from the coding sequence ATGGGACGTTTCCAAGGACTTATCGGGATAATCCTTATCCTCGGACTGGCTTACTTAGTTTCGAACAATAAAAAGAAGATCAATTTCCGGCTGGTGTTCAGCGGAATCGGCTTGCAGGTGCTGATCGCCCTGCTCATTTTTAAAGTAGGATTCGTTTTTCGATTCTTTCAGGGCGTGGGTAAGGCCATGGGTAAACTGGAAGATTTTGCACGTCAGGGCGCTGCTTTCGTATATGGAGGTATTGCTGTAGAATCCAAACCTGGTACTATTGTCAACTACCTGAACGGAGGTTTCGTATTTGCCTTTAATATCACCGCCGCTATCATATTAGTATGTTGCCTGGTGGCTATCCTTTATCACTTTGGTATCATGCAGCGGATTGTGGCTGTCATCGCGAGAGCGATGAACGTCATCATGCGTGTGAGTGGCGCAGAAGCCCTGAGTAATGTGGCCAGTGCCTTTGTGGGACAGATTGAAGCGCAGGTGATGATCAGACCATATCTCCCTTATATGACCCGCAGTGAACTGCTGGCGTCTATGAGTGGTAGTCTGGCCTGTATTGCCGGCGGGATCCTGGTGGTATACTCCAATATGGGTGCAGCCGCTGGTCTGGACCTCGCTCCTATGCTGATCACGGCAAGTCTGATGGCTGCGCCGGGTGCACTGGTGATCTCCAAGATCGTGTTCCCGGAAACAGAAGAATCTCAGACGATGGGAAAAGTAAAACTGGAAGTAAAAAGCCAGTATGTGAATGTAATTGATGCCATCACGCATGGTGCGGGCGATGGTTTTAAAATAGCCATGAACGTGATCGCGATGATCATCGGGTTCATTGCACTGATCGCCTTCCTCGACTGGGGATTGCTGAAAGTAGGTCAGTTGTGTCACCTGCCGTTTGACCTGAGTCTGAACTGGATCTTTGGAAAGATCTTTTACCCGGTAGCCTGGGCGATGGGCGTTCCTAACCAGGATGTGAACAGTGTAGCGACCCTCCTGGGACAGAAACTGACCATCAACGAGTTCATCGCATTCAAGAACCTGACAGATAAAACGATCCCTGTCGTATCAGAAAGAGGTTTGCTGATCGTGAGTATTGCAGTTTGTGGTTTCGCCAACTTCAGCAGTGTAGGTATGCAGATCGGTGGTATTGGTGTACTTGCACCAGAAAGACGTGCCGACCTTGCTTCTCTTGGGTTGAAAGCACTCTTCTGCGGAACCCTGGCATCTTATCTGTCGGCGACGATTGCCGGCATACTTATCTAA
- a CDS encoding DUF4259 domain-containing protein, producing MGTWGTRNFENDGSQDWVFEMMDNKDGGMVADTLQFSLAKDGVLDTSECEDALAAAEVVAALSGRASDDFPEDPLDHLDSLNLLATPALRKLAISVVEKIRTTSEMKEVRTEEGQYESWDAVIADLLKRLNF from the coding sequence ATGGGCACATGGGGTACCAGAAACTTCGAAAATGATGGCTCTCAAGATTGGGTATTTGAAATGATGGACAACAAAGATGGCGGCATGGTAGCCGACACTTTGCAGTTCTCACTGGCCAAAGATGGTGTACTGGATACATCAGAATGTGAAGACGCACTGGCGGCTGCAGAGGTTGTAGCAGCACTATCCGGCAGAGCGAGTGACGATTTCCCTGAAGATCCGCTGGATCATCTGGATTCACTGAACCTGCTGGCTACTCCGGCACTCCGTAAACTGGCTATTTCTGTAGTAGAAAAGATCAGGACTACATCTGAAATGAAAGAAGTAAGAACTGAAGAAGGACAATACGAAAGCTGGGATGCTGTAATAGCTGACTTGCTGAAGAGATTGAATTTCTAA
- the smc gene encoding chromosome segregation protein SMC, whose protein sequence is MRLKTLEIKGFKSFADKTVLHFDEGVTGVIGPNGCGKSNIIDSIRWVIGEHKISNLRSENQSGLVFNGSKTRSASGMAEVSLTFENTRNVLPTEFTTVTITRKFYKNGDSEYRLNDVACRLKDIHNLFMDTGVSTDSYAIIELGMVDDIIKDKENSRRRMLEQAAGISIYKTRKKEAKSKLEATEGDLNRIEDLLFEINNNLKTLEAQARKAERFYEVKKEYREVSIELAKAALEGFNVTFKELTDEQQAESDKKLALETEITAAEASVEEDKLHFVAKERELQVLQKSFNELVSTIRTKENDKNLASQQLTYLKERERNISQFLSNAEGQLQGLTDSISFTSTQVEEEQEAFETLQDQLEGLQDMVEEKKEVFNQKKLSLENQRRDQQQWQRQQFEAEKKVAVADTSVQNLQRSIQQLQEEKAGRLQQITQLEEEKVILHETLQDQKADLEDMIAFQEETKGKILATQGEIEGLRDRLVDENRTLDQKKNEYDLLKSLVDSLEGYPESIKFLKKNTEWNNAAPILSDIFFCKEEYRTCVENLLEPYLNYYVVNNAAEAIQAIRLLDTNKKGKANFFILDQFHQQNGHPAAPPGSIPALEVVELEERYKGLGNYLLGKVFIADDISILEFDQLADQDVLVIEKSGRMNRGRYSFSGGSVGLFEGKKLGRAKNLEKLDEEIKALEEVVASLRHQIQEKHNQVLGYNTQLNENKINAAREKINQLNNQVFGLQNRIENFRQLVESGDKRLLEMQDSLEANQDSIKGVREELEELNEKVFALQDSIVAAEKAAADAEQQFNQANVQFNNQNLQHTRQQSKVQALRQELDFKRKQLSDLHTQITSNKSQLEDAVANIAAAEEKLGTAEDGLIDLFRKKEEEEKELNEKDQEYYNFRNQLQEKETTLRARQRAKEQLEQSLTVIKDKVNELKLQLASMKERLSVEFKVNLDEIIDEQRSSALPVDELQGSAERLKKRLENMGEINPTAIEAYQEMKKRYEFILEQKTDLVTAKESLMATIQEVEATANQKFLDTFNQVKENFVRVFKALFTEEDQCDMILNDPENLADTGIEIIAKPKGKRPAAITQLSGGEKTLTATALLFAIYLIKPAPFCILDEVDAPLDDANVGKFTNMIRKFSDNSQFIIVTHNKQTMAAVDVIYGVTMQEPGVSKLVPVDFRSLN, encoded by the coding sequence GTGCGTTTAAAAACATTAGAAATCAAAGGCTTCAAAAGCTTTGCTGACAAAACCGTATTACACTTCGACGAAGGGGTAACAGGGGTTATAGGCCCCAACGGCTGCGGCAAAAGTAATATTATCGACTCCATCCGCTGGGTGATCGGGGAGCATAAGATCAGTAATCTCCGTTCGGAGAATCAGTCTGGTCTTGTGTTTAATGGCTCCAAAACACGCTCGGCCAGTGGTATGGCTGAAGTGAGTCTGACGTTTGAGAACACCCGCAATGTACTGCCAACCGAGTTTACCACCGTTACCATTACCCGTAAGTTTTACAAGAACGGCGATAGTGAATATCGCCTGAACGATGTGGCCTGCCGCCTCAAAGATATCCATAACCTGTTTATGGATACCGGTGTCAGCACGGATTCGTATGCCATCATCGAACTGGGTATGGTGGATGATATTATTAAAGATAAAGAGAACAGCCGCCGGCGTATGCTGGAACAGGCCGCAGGTATCTCCATTTACAAAACCCGTAAAAAGGAAGCCAAATCCAAACTGGAGGCAACCGAAGGAGACCTGAACCGTATTGAGGACCTGCTCTTTGAAATCAACAACAACTTAAAAACCCTGGAAGCCCAGGCCCGTAAGGCGGAACGCTTCTATGAGGTGAAGAAAGAATACCGCGAAGTCAGTATCGAGCTCGCGAAAGCCGCCCTGGAAGGATTCAATGTCACTTTTAAAGAACTGACAGATGAACAACAGGCGGAAAGCGACAAGAAACTCGCTCTGGAAACAGAGATAACTGCTGCCGAAGCCAGTGTGGAAGAAGATAAGCTGCATTTCGTAGCGAAAGAAAGAGAGCTGCAGGTATTGCAGAAATCTTTCAACGAACTCGTTTCTACCATCCGTACCAAGGAGAATGATAAGAACCTGGCCAGCCAGCAGCTCACTTACCTGAAGGAAAGAGAGCGCAATATCAGCCAGTTCCTGTCCAACGCAGAAGGGCAATTACAAGGACTCACAGATTCAATCTCTTTTACCTCCACACAGGTAGAGGAGGAGCAGGAAGCTTTTGAGACTTTGCAGGACCAGCTGGAAGGCTTGCAGGATATGGTGGAAGAAAAGAAAGAAGTCTTCAACCAGAAAAAACTGTCCCTGGAAAACCAGCGTCGCGATCAGCAACAATGGCAACGCCAGCAGTTTGAGGCTGAAAAGAAAGTAGCGGTGGCAGATACTTCCGTGCAAAACCTCCAGCGCAGCATTCAGCAGTTGCAGGAAGAAAAAGCCGGACGTCTGCAACAGATCACCCAACTGGAAGAAGAGAAGGTGATATTGCACGAAACCCTGCAGGATCAGAAAGCCGATCTGGAAGATATGATCGCTTTCCAGGAAGAAACGAAAGGAAAAATACTGGCGACCCAGGGAGAGATAGAAGGGCTGCGTGACAGACTCGTGGACGAGAACCGTACCCTGGACCAGAAGAAGAACGAATATGACCTCCTAAAATCGCTCGTGGACAGCCTTGAAGGTTATCCAGAGAGTATCAAATTCCTGAAAAAGAATACGGAGTGGAACAATGCGGCTCCTATCCTCAGTGATATCTTTTTCTGTAAGGAAGAATATCGTACCTGCGTAGAAAACCTGCTTGAACCTTATCTCAACTACTATGTTGTAAATAACGCGGCAGAAGCTATTCAGGCAATCCGTTTGCTCGATACCAACAAAAAGGGTAAAGCCAACTTCTTTATTCTCGATCAGTTCCATCAGCAGAACGGTCATCCGGCTGCGCCTCCGGGTTCCATTCCGGCGCTTGAAGTCGTAGAACTGGAAGAACGTTATAAAGGATTGGGGAATTATCTGCTTGGGAAAGTATTCATTGCAGATGATATCAGCATCTTGGAGTTCGACCAGCTGGCAGACCAGGATGTACTCGTCATTGAAAAGAGTGGCAGAATGAATCGTGGTCGGTACAGTTTTAGCGGTGGATCCGTCGGATTATTCGAAGGAAAGAAACTGGGCCGTGCCAAAAACCTGGAGAAACTGGATGAAGAGATCAAAGCGCTGGAAGAAGTAGTTGCTTCCCTGCGTCATCAGATCCAGGAGAAACACAACCAGGTACTCGGATATAACACACAGTTGAACGAGAATAAGATCAATGCTGCCCGCGAGAAGATCAACCAGTTAAATAATCAGGTGTTCGGATTGCAGAACCGTATTGAAAACTTCCGTCAACTTGTTGAATCAGGGGACAAGCGACTGCTGGAAATGCAGGATTCTCTTGAGGCAAACCAGGACAGTATTAAAGGTGTAAGGGAAGAACTGGAAGAGCTGAACGAAAAGGTATTCGCTTTGCAGGATAGTATTGTGGCAGCGGAAAAAGCAGCCGCCGACGCAGAGCAACAGTTTAACCAGGCGAATGTGCAGTTCAATAATCAGAACCTGCAACATACCCGTCAGCAGAGTAAAGTACAGGCTTTGAGGCAGGAACTGGATTTTAAACGCAAGCAATTGTCTGATCTGCATACCCAGATCACCAGTAATAAGTCCCAGCTGGAAGACGCTGTAGCCAATATCGCTGCAGCAGAAGAAAAGCTGGGAACAGCGGAAGATGGTCTGATTGACCTGTTCCGCAAAAAGGAAGAAGAAGAGAAAGAGCTGAACGAAAAGGACCAGGAATATTACAACTTCCGTAACCAGTTGCAGGAAAAAGAAACGACACTCCGCGCACGTCAACGTGCAAAAGAACAGCTGGAGCAGTCGCTGACAGTGATTAAGGATAAGGTGAATGAGCTTAAATTGCAACTGGCATCCATGAAGGAAAGGTTGAGCGTAGAGTTTAAAGTGAATCTGGATGAGATTATCGATGAACAGCGTAGTTCTGCTTTACCGGTAGATGAACTGCAGGGTAGTGCCGAAAGACTCAAGAAGCGACTGGAGAACATGGGTGAGATCAACCCGACAGCTATCGAGGCTTACCAGGAAATGAAGAAACGTTACGAGTTCATTCTGGAACAAAAGACGGATCTGGTAACTGCGAAAGAGTCCCTGATGGCAACGATCCAGGAAGTAGAAGCGACAGCTAACCAAAAATTCCTCGATACGTTCAACCAGGTAAAGGAAAACTTCGTACGTGTATTCAAGGCATTGTTCACCGAAGAAGACCAGTGTGATATGATATTGAATGATCCCGAGAACCTGGCAGATACAGGTATCGAGATTATTGCCAAACCTAAGGGTAAACGTCCGGCTGCCATTACACAGCTGAGTGGAGGAGAAAAGACACTGACAGCTACAGCACTGCTGTTTGCTATTTACCTGATCAAACCGGCGCCATTCTGTATCCTCGATGAGGTGGATGCTCCGCTGGACGATGCCAACGTAGGTAAATTCACAAACATGATCCGTAAGTTCTCTGACAATTCCCAGTTCATCATTGTAACGCATAACAAGCAGACAATGGCAGCTGTGGATGTGATCTACGGGGTAACCATGCAGGAACCAGGCGTAAGCAAACTGGTACCTGTGGATTTCAGAAGTCTTAACTAA